Proteins from a genomic interval of Papaver somniferum cultivar HN1 chromosome 4, ASM357369v1, whole genome shotgun sequence:
- the LOC113275033 gene encoding uncharacterized protein LOC113275033 — protein MEIDDEIISFNIFKAMRYPSDVHSCFSIDIIDSLAQQIFELNGDDALENTIVEGLGYGKYKDLESELSICDELKEVVLALNSLQEVPQKYNASYVSLPLTTEKLLPSIVQAPILKLKPLPDHLKYVYLGDKEDFPMIISKDLTKVQEEKLVRVLREYKSAIWWTITDIKGIRPSTCMHRILLEERAKPTREAQRRLNPPMMEVVKKEILKLLDVRVIYPISDSKWVSPVQVVPKNSGITVVKNKDSDLVPTRIHTGWRVCIDYRKINYTTQKDHFPLPFIDQMLERLAGHSHYCFLDGFSGYNHIVIAPEDQQKTTFTCPFGTLAYRHMPFGFHPLFTLYGFYRRFIKHFSKIAMPLCRILQKDVAFDCDKECKEAFDTLKELLTTAPIIKPPDWSKPFELMCDASDYAVGAVLGQRDCKVPYAIYYASRTLIDTQINYSTTEKELLAIIFALEKFRSYLVGTKVVVFSDHAALRYLLTKKDGKPRLLSPDGLDHLLLLMCLRMVQLKLLVPKQGWFPRSMTIV, from the exons ATGGAAATTGATGATGAGATCATAAGTTTCAATATCTTTAAGgctatgagatatcctagtgatgtgcatTCATGTTTTTCTATTGATATTATTGATTCTCTAGCTCAACAGatttttgaattgaatggtgatgatgctttagaAAACACCATAGTGGAAGGTTTAGGTTATGGAAAATACAAAGACCTTGAAAGTGAATTGTCTATTTGTGATGAGCTTAAAGAGgttgttttagctcttaactcattACAAGAAGTTCCACAAAAGTATAATGCGTCTTATGTTTCTTTGCCGCTTACTACTGAGAAACTTTTACCATCGATTGTGCAGGCACCTATTCTTAAGTTGAAACCTCTTCCGGATCACCTCAAATACGTATATTTGGGTGATAAGGAAGACTTTCCGATGATCATTTCCAAAGACCTTACCAAGGTGCAAGAGGAGAAACTTGTTCGAGTGCTAAGAGAGTACAAGTCTGCCATTTGGTGGACCATTACCGATATCAAAGGAATCAGGCCTTCCACATGTATGCACCGAATACTTCTTGAGGAAAGGGCAAAACCAACAAGAGAAGCTCAACGTCGCTTGAACCCTCCGATGATGGAAGTAGTCAAGAAAGAAATCCTGAAGTTGTTGGATGTCAGGGTTATCtatcccatatccgatagcaaatgggtgagTCCGGTTCAAGTCGTTCCAAAGAATTCCGGTATCACCGTGGTGAAAAACAAAGATAGTGACTTGGTTCCAACTAGAATCCATACCGGTTGGAGAGTTTGCATTGACTACCGAAAGATCAATTATACCACCCAAAAGGACCATTTTCCCTTaccatttattgatcaaatgcttgaaagaTTGGCTGGACACTCTCACTATTGCTTTCTTGACGGTTTTTCAGGTTATAACCATATTGTAATAGCTCCGGAAGATCAACAAAAGACGACGTTTACTTGTCCTTTTGGCACTTTAGCGTATAGACATATGCCATTTGGCTTCCATCCACTTTTCACGTTGTATG gtttttataggagaTTCATCAAGCATTTCTCCAAGATTGCAATGCCCCTGTGTAGAATTTTGCAGAAAGATGTGGCCTTTGATTGTGACAAAGAATGCAAGGAAGCTTTTGACACCTTGAAAGAGTTGTTGACTACCGCACCAATTATCAAACCACCGGACTGGAGCAAGCCATTTGAGTTGATGtgcgatgcaagtgattatgccgtTGGAGCCGTGTTGGGACAACGAGATTGTAAAGTTCcatatgccatttattatgcttctagaactctTATTGACACACAAATCAACTACTCCACTACTGAAAAGGAGCTCTTGGCCATAATATTTGCACTAGAGAAGTTTAGATCTTACTTGGTGGGTACAAAGGTGGTGGTTTTCTCCGACCATGCTGCACTTCGATACTTGCTCACAAAGAAGGATGGTAAGCCAAGGCTCTTAAGTCCAGATGGGTTAgaccatttgttgttactaatgtgtttgcgCATGGTGCAGTTGAAGTTATTAGTCCCAAAACAGGGCTGGTTTCCAAGGTCAATGACCATCgtttga